The proteins below come from a single Verrucomicrobiota bacterium genomic window:
- the gatB gene encoding Asp-tRNA(Asn)/Glu-tRNA(Gln) amidotransferase subunit GatB — MEYEVIIGLEVHVQLKTKSKMFCGCKNEYGAAPNTHTCPVCLGMPGSLPMPNKRALEMTALTGLMLDCHIAPVCKFDRKHYFYPDMPKDYQISQYDLPICSQGHVDLVKECYPKDVQKEVMETKKVRLIRIHLEEDVAKSFHFDTTSGIDFNRAGTPLMEIVTEADISSPEEAFAFLSTLRMNLLYGKVSDADMEKGQMRCDCNISLRPKGVKEYGTKIEIKNMNTISGVRRALAFEIKRQTAGYDKGEKFAQETRRWDEESGQTILMRVKESAHDYRYFPDPDLMPVDSSAFMDKVHGEMPELPAQKRVRYMDDIKVTDYNAAVLSADKFLAEYFEIAVDGAKSTNTVANFIVNDLLRDLGNEGKEIKDSPIPPQHINDLVALLDGAKINSQQAKEIFIEMYQTGVDASAIVAKDPDKYKQVDSGEIEAMVDAAIAANPNAVAEYKSGKTGAINFLKGQVMKVAKGKASPTVVDEMLKSKLG; from the coding sequence ATGGAATACGAAGTCATTATCGGACTGGAAGTCCACGTTCAACTCAAAACCAAATCAAAAATGTTCTGCGGCTGTAAGAATGAATACGGCGCCGCACCGAATACGCATACATGTCCTGTGTGTCTGGGGATGCCGGGGTCTTTACCTATGCCAAATAAGCGGGCACTCGAAATGACGGCCCTGACCGGGCTGATGCTTGATTGTCATATCGCCCCGGTGTGTAAATTTGACCGGAAACATTATTTTTATCCGGATATGCCGAAGGATTATCAGATCAGCCAGTATGATCTGCCGATCTGCTCACAAGGACACGTGGACCTCGTGAAGGAATGTTACCCAAAGGATGTCCAGAAAGAGGTGATGGAAACTAAGAAAGTCCGTCTGATCAGGATCCACCTTGAGGAAGATGTCGCAAAGTCATTCCACTTTGACACGACCAGTGGCATCGATTTTAACCGGGCGGGTACCCCTTTGATGGAAATCGTGACCGAGGCGGATATCAGCAGTCCCGAGGAAGCTTTTGCTTTCCTGAGCACTTTGCGTATGAATCTACTTTACGGGAAAGTCAGTGATGCGGACATGGAAAAGGGGCAGATGCGTTGCGACTGTAATATCTCCTTGCGGCCCAAAGGGGTCAAGGAATACGGGACAAAAATCGAAATCAAGAATATGAATACGATCAGTGGTGTCCGCCGTGCCTTGGCTTTCGAGATCAAACGCCAGACTGCCGGGTATGACAAGGGTGAGAAATTCGCCCAGGAAACCCGCCGTTGGGATGAGGAATCGGGGCAAACCATCCTCATGCGCGTGAAAGAGTCCGCCCACGATTACCGTTATTTTCCCGATCCTGACTTGATGCCGGTGGATTCATCCGCATTTATGGATAAAGTCCACGGCGAAATGCCCGAGCTTCCTGCCCAAAAACGGGTGCGTTACATGGACGACATTAAAGTCACCGACTATAATGCCGCCGTGCTTTCGGCTGATAAGTTTCTCGCGGAATATTTTGAAATCGCTGTGGACGGTGCAAAATCGACTAATACGGTTGCGAATTTTATTGTGAATGATTTGCTCCGTGACTTAGGCAATGAAGGTAAGGAAATCAAGGATTCCCCGATCCCCCCACAACATATTAATGACTTGGTCGCTTTGCTCGACGGGGCAAAGATTAATTCGCAACAAGCCAAAGAAATTTTTATCGAGATGTATCAAACAGGCGTGGATGCCTCTGCGATCGTGGCTAAGGACCCCGATAAATATAAACAAGTCGATTCCGGTGAGATTGAAGCCATGGTCGATGCGGCTATCGCGGCCAATCCAAATGCCGTGGCCGAGTACAAGAGTGGAAAAACCGGGGCGATTAATTTCCTCAAGGGTCAGGTCATGAAAGTCGCCAAAGGCAAGGCCAGTCCCACAGTCGTCGATGAAATGCTCAAATCCAAGCTAGGCTAA